In a single window of the Necator americanus strain Aroian chromosome X, whole genome shotgun sequence genome:
- a CDS encoding hypothetical protein (NECATOR_CHRX.G24321.T1) yields the protein MVKPERRSVTSVAQEFGIVHSIVSRGSRAFRTTAIASRRRGGGRPRLTTAEDDRYIVQRARRDPCPLVLFDVAHCHRKIKRPKYTPKKTQMGKEYSVKVTLTGDCTMFKDSEHHRKRCRRFAEINGAQRTGSWAKSPPPCSRATVEINRGRPPRLLRKAVAVVRNALDTVKQCCERYQTPGLQTSHSVLPVSR from the exons ATGGTGAAACCGGAACGACGAAGTGTGACGAGTGTAGCTCAAGAGTTTGGTATTGTTCACAGCATTGTTTCACGTGGGTCTAGAGCGTTCCGAACCACAGCCATTGCTTCCCGAAGAAGAGGCGGTGGTCGACCACGGTTAACTACGGCGGAAGATGACCGCTACATTGTGCAACGGGCAAGAAGGGACCCATGTCCGTTAGTGCTTTTCGATGTCGCGCATTGTCACAGAAAAATTAAGAGGCCCAAATACACCCCTAAAAAGACGCAAATGGGAAAGGAGTACAGTGTCAAAGTAACGTTGACTGGTGATTGTACCATGTTCAAAGACTCTGAG CACCATCGCAAACGGTGCCGCCGATTTGCTGAAATCAACGGAGCACAACGTACTGGTTCTTGGGCAAAGAGTCCACCTCCATGCAGCCGTGCCACTGTAGAGA TTAACCGTGGTCGACCACCTCGTCTCCTTCGGAAAGCGGTGGCTGTGGTTCGGAACGCTCTAGACACCGTGAAACAATGCTGTGAACGATACCAAACTCCTGGGCTACAGACGTCACACTCCGTCCTTCCAGTTTCACGATGA
- a CDS encoding hypothetical protein (NECATOR_CHRX.G24322.T1) yields MTALRNPKGTTTASSKRMERIIYDFHSDLFDSHVHLLPHRLREDGHVIPEVLPSEIRYVIMTVRNRMAPGLDRIRPEQLKNLPPVIINTLARLFTRYLSECKVPKQWKTSKTVLLYKKGDPHDIGNYRPICLLSVIYKLFTRMMRNRIEKVFYEGQPCEHAGFRKGFSTIGHIHTVSKLIEVSREYKMPLCLTFTDLKKAFDSVETEAVVEALDNQGVPTQYIKVLRELYSNFTTGISPFHKNIIIDVKRRVRQGDTVSPKIFTATLQNAT; encoded by the coding sequence atgactgctctccggaacccgaagggaacaaccactGCATCGAGTAAGAGAATGGAGagaatcatctacgacttccactctgatctctttgacagccatgtccacttgcttCCTCACcgtctgagggaagacggacatgtcattccagaggttctcccgtccgaaatacgataTGTTATTATgacggtaagaaatcgtatgGCACCCGGTctcgacagaataagaccagaacaactgaagaaccttccgccagtaatcatcaacaccctggcgaggctctttacacgttacctgtcggaatgcaaggttcctaaacagtggaagaccagcaagacagtgttgctgtataaaaagggagatccacatgacatcggcaactatcgcccaatctgcttactgtccgtcatctacaaactCTTTACAAGAATGATGcgtaataggattgaaaaagtcttttatgaaggacagccatgcgagcatgcagggtttcgaaaaggattcagcacgataggccacattcacactgtttcgaaactcatcgaggtatcacgagagtacaagatgccgctctgtctcaccttcaccGACTtaaagaaagccttcgactcagttgagacggaagcggtcgtggaagccttggacaaccaaggcgtccctactcagtacataaaggtacttcgagagttgtacagtaacttcacgaccggaatttcgccattccataagaatatcatcattgacgtgaagaggagggtccgacagggtgatacagtctcacccaaaatattcacagccaccctccaGAACGCAACGTGA
- a CDS encoding hypothetical protein (NECATOR_CHRX.G24323.T1), whose amino-acid sequence MGVKVDGRQLHYLRFADDIALITPSINQAERMLIEFDVTCGCIGFQSYVYLSRELNMMNDLTPELGRRRAAWGTYKSTDDVVKTRNTRPPAHLFNPTVLPALTYASETWAFRKQEENVVERTVGSDARSIPFHANERWDSKFSPTSAIED is encoded by the exons atgggagtgaaggtcgacggtcggcagctacactatttgcgctttgctgatgacatcgcactgataacacctagcatcaaccaagcggaacgaatgctgatcGAATTCGACgtaacatgtggatgcatcggtttTCAG agctacgtttatctgagtcgggaattgaacatgatgaacgacctgacccccgagctgggcaggagacgagcggcttggggaacGTATAAGAGCACCGACGATGTAgtgaagaccaggaacactcGGCCCcctgctcacctcttcaaccccaccgtacttcctgctttgacttatgcttcggaaacctgggcatttcgcaagcaggaagaaaacgtcgTTGAACGCACAGTTgggagtgatgctaggagtatcccgttccACGCAAATGAGAGATGGGATTCGAaattctctcctacgtcagcaatcgaagattag
- a CDS encoding hypothetical protein (NECATOR_CHRX.G24324.T1), with the protein MEELLPLARPVRRSAGVKVIKVKKVFVVDPINCRRNPLLNVMCKDLELIILHRLFLLNFPTDDTMRRAADQCPADIV; encoded by the coding sequence atggaagaattactgccgctcgctcgaccagttcgaagatcagcgGGAGTCAAGGTTATCAAGGTGAAGAAAGTATTCGTTGTGGATCCTATAAACTGCCGAAGAAATCCACTGTTGAATGTTATGTGCAAAGATTTGGAGCTGATTATTTTGCATCGGCTGTTCTTGCTCAATTTCCCCACCGATGACACCATGCGAAGAGCAGctgatcagtgtcctgccgacatcgtcTAA
- a CDS encoding hypothetical protein (NECATOR_CHRX.G24325.T1), which yields MWVSSRPPTGVRVNGQPIELVDEFCYLAFMLKNNGSYKCGIQQSQLSSPTKPAASLFIRNSHHHDERKQLGHFFATCRLGYSTMKIFMQKSMWRPGNHLVQRYLMFNGFKLKEDTWMETGVLD from the exons ATGTGGGTGTCTTCGAGACCTCCAACGGGAGTCAGGGTGAACGGGcaaccgatcgaactcgtcgatgagttctgttatctgGCAtttatgctgaagaacaacggcagctacaaGTGTGGTATACAGCAGAG TCAACTTTCGTCGCCCACGAAGCCTGCTGCGAGTTTGTTCATCCGCAATTCGCACCATCACGAT GAAAGGAAGCAACTTGGACACTTCTTCGCTACTTGTAGGCTAGGATATagcacaatgaagatctttatgcAGAAGTCGATGTG GAGACCAGGAAATCACCTTGTTCAACGATATCTTATGTTCAACGGATTCAAGTTGAAAGAGGACACCTGGATGGAAACGggagttctggactga
- a CDS encoding hypothetical protein (NECATOR_CHRX.G24326.T1) — MMYGSETWAAPSTVMERLDCTERKLLRRLLGYFWPRVCHNEDLYTEIDVVYRRMTRGRHQHLAPPSKVAKVNRLRFFGHILRRPADRLVQRVLRSSSGSSWKKPPGRKRKFRTEVVKEDLRTLGVDRQFRRDVTFRRIWNSDKWIDSV, encoded by the coding sequence atgatgtacggatcggagacttgggcagcaccatcaacggttatggagaggcttgactgcacggaacgaaagctgcttagacggctacttggctacttttggcctagggtatgtcacaatgaagaccTTTacacagaaattgatgtggtataccggcggatgacacgtggaagacatcaacatcttgcaccgccatcgaaagtggctaaagtaaatcgtcttcgcttctttggtcatatattaaggagaccggcagatcgccttgttcaacgagttctgaggagttcgtcgggttcgagctggaagaagccacctggccgaaaacggaagttcaggactgaggtggtgaaagaggacctgaggacactcggcgtggataggcagttcaggcgagacgtaacgtttcgcagaatatggaatagcgacaaatggattgattctgtgtaa
- a CDS encoding hypothetical protein (NECATOR_CHRX.G24326.T2) encodes MYGSETWAAPSTVMERLDCTERKLLRRLLGYFWPRVCHNEDLYTEIDVVYRRMTRGRHQHLAPPSKVAKVNRLRFFGHILRRPADRLVQRVLRSSSGSSWKKPPGRKRKFRTEVVKEDLRTLGVDRQFRRDVTFRRIWNSDKWIDSV; translated from the coding sequence atgtacggatcggagacttgggcagcaccatcaacggttatggagaggcttgactgcacggaacgaaagctgcttagacggctacttggctacttttggcctagggtatgtcacaatgaagaccTTTacacagaaattgatgtggtataccggcggatgacacgtggaagacatcaacatcttgcaccgccatcgaaagtggctaaagtaaatcgtcttcgcttctttggtcatatattaaggagaccggcagatcgccttgttcaacgagttctgaggagttcgtcgggttcgagctggaagaagccacctggccgaaaacggaagttcaggactgaggtggtgaaagaggacctgaggacactcggcgtggataggcagttcaggcgagacgtaacgtttcgcagaatatggaatagcgacaaatggattgattctgtgtaa
- a CDS encoding hypothetical protein (NECATOR_CHRX.G24327.T1), translating to MNQRTTAAVRTPAGCKTPFEVVTGVRQGAVAGPFVFNFAIDDIMRRTVDQCPADIVLAPSGCPLTDLEYADDVVIFAESSTKLQNFVNFVSKLAAAYGLRLSPDKCKQMWISSRPRTGIRVDGQPIELVDEFCYLGCTLKNNGSYERDVQHRCAKDTSAFNSLTKCL from the coding sequence atgaatcaacgaacaactgctgcagttcgaacaccagccggatgtaaaacaccgtttgaagtggtaactggcgTAAGACAAGgcgcagtggcaggacccttcgtATTCAATTttgccatcgacgacattatgcgaagaacagttgaccagtgtcctgccgacattgtcttagcaccatcagggtgccccttgactgatctcgagtacgccgacgatgttgttatattcgcggaaagcagtacgaaacttcaaaattttgtcaattttgtatcgaagctggctgcagcctatggactacgtctaagccctgataaatgcaagcagatgtggatctcttcgagacctcgaacgggaatcagggtggacggacaaccgatagaactcgtcgatgagttctgctacctgggctgtacgctgaaaaacaacggcagctatgagagagatgttcagcacaGATGCGCTAAGgacacttctgcatttaactccttaacgaaatgtctgtga
- a CDS encoding hypothetical protein (NECATOR_CHRX.G24328.T1), which yields MRTLKLQLDYVLVRNIPQSDIRKSRAVWNVAFDPDHRPVLLSFKIRLHKRNRGVPLQPKIDMAETKSTYNSVCVARSTDDFSQEKRLRRKLRRQLQQDRDNEWTSRAMEYEKAWEDRNPRKACALLKQYSGKMKRCSPVLNNANGVPVGEAILPIWREHFKTLLNRLAPSTPELEHVHRPTYAVNEEPPTVSEVLVCIQKMKNGKSGGDDGISAEMLKYLPPSGIREMTKIIRPIWIDERTPDSWRHAIIISLHKKLSVTDPRNYRGISLLRVMYKVLERIILDRLIKNREETTRDEQAGFRPGPSTIEQVFIVKRVIEIWQRYSKIMQ from the coding sequence atgaggactcttaagcttcagcttgACTACGTTCTGgtgaggaacattcctcagtcagatatccgaaagtctagagctgtttggaacgtcgcgttcgaccctgaccaccgtccagttctcctcagcttcaagatacggcttcacaagagaaaccgaggagttcctcttcaaccgaaaatcgacatggcggaaacaaaatccacgtacaattctgtatgtgtcgcgcgcagcactGATGACTTCagccaggaaaagcgtcttagaaggaagctgcgtcgtcaactgcaacaagaccgtgataacgagtggacgtcaagagcgatggagtatGAGAaagcgtgggaggacaggaacccgcggaaagcctgtGCTTTActgaaacagtatagcggcaaaatgaaaagatgttctcctgtcctcaacaaTGCCAATGGAGTacctgtcggtgaagcaatccttccaatttggagagaacacttcaagaccttgctgaaccgactAGCACCGTcaactcctgaactcgaacacgttcatagaccgacgtatgcggttaacgaagagccaccgaccgtgtcggaggtcctggtctgtattcagaaaatgaagaatggaaaatctggtggagacgacgggattagcgcagaaatgctaaaatatcttcctccgtctgggattcgtgagatgacaaagatcatccgtccaatatggatagacgaaaggacacctgattcgtggaggcacgctatcataatttccctccacaagaagttatccgtcacggaccccaggaattatcgaggaatctctttgctgcgtgttatgtacaaggtattggagcgcattatcctggaccgactcattaaaaatcgcgaagaaacaacgcgcgacgagcaagctggctttcgtcctggcccaTCTACGATTGaacaggtgttcatcgtcaagagagtgatcgaaatctggcagcgatATTCGAAGATAATGCAAtaa
- a CDS encoding hypothetical protein (NECATOR_CHRX.G24329.T1), which yields MESLATTIRFVTLNCRTLSSELQQAALFRLLRYLCYGDADENKVGGCAIAVRNDCKNLVEEFGSTSSRCAFARLRDRRRRKLWIVSAHAPTETAEDNNKDSFYDELNALMSKIPSQQVVIVGIDENAKMGLEQQSDMLGKWYYPAESTSDNEESSTPSAHVAGVNPLTPEEQRRWKMRTLKLQLDYVLVRNIPQSDIRKSRAVWNVAFDPDHRPVLLSFKIRLHKRNRGVPLQPKIDMAETKSTYNSVCVARSTDDFSQEKRLRRKLRRQLQQDRDNEWTSRAMEYEKAWEDRNPRKACALLKQYSGKMKRCSPVLNNANGVPVGEAILPIWREHFKTLLNRLAPSTPELEHVHRPTYAVNEEPPTVSEVLVCIQKMKNGKSGGDDGISAEMLKYLPPSGIREMTKIIRPIWIDERTPDSWRHAIIISLHKKLSVTDPRNYRGISLLRVMYKVLERIILDRLIKNREETTRDEQAGFRPGPSTIEQVFIVKRVIEIWQRYSKIMQ from the exons atggaatctttggcaacaaccattcgtttcgtcacgctgaactgccgaacactatcgagtgaactccaacaagccgctctattcagacttctgcgatatctctgt tacggcgatgctgatgagaacaaagtcggtggctgcgcgatagctgtgaggaacgattgcaagaacctggtggaggaatttggctcaacgtcgtctagatgcgcctttgcacgactgcgggatcgcagaagacgtaaactctggatcgtaagtgctcacgcacctacggaaaccgctgaggacaacaataaggactccttctatgatgaactcaatgcgttgatgtctaaaataccaagccagcaggtagtcattgtcggaatcgacgaaaatgcgaagatgggactcgaacagcaatccgatatgctaggaaaatggtattatccagcggagagtacgtcggacaacg aggaatcatcgacgccatcagctcacgtggcaggggtcaaccctttaaCGCCTGAGGAGCAGCGCAGgtggaagatgaggactcttaagcttcagcttgACTACGTTCTGgtgaggaacattcctcagtcagatatccgaaagtctagagctgtttggaacgtcgcgttcgaccctgaccaccgtccagttctcctcagcttcaagatacggcttcacaagagaaaccgaggagttcctcttcaaccgaaaatcgacatggcggaaacaaaatccacgtacaattctgtatgtgtcgcgcgcagcactGATGACTTCagccaggaaaagcgtcttagaaggaagctgcgtcgtcaactgcaacaagaccgtgataacgagtggacgtcaagagcgatggagtatGAGAaagcgtgggaggacaggaacccgcggaaagcctgtGCTTTActgaaacagtatagcggcaaaatgaaaagatgttctcctgtcctcaacaaTGCCAATGGAGTacctgtcggtgaagcaatccttccaatttggagagaacacttcaagaccttgctgaaccgactAGCACCGTcaactcctgaactcgaacacgttcatagaccgacgtatgcggttaacgaagagccaccgaccgtgtcggaggtcctggtctgtattcagaaaatgaagaatggaaaatctggtggagacgacgggattagcgcagaaatgctaaaatatcttcctccgtctgggattcgtgagatgacaaagatcatccgtccaatatggatagacgaaaggacacctgattcgtggaggcacgctatcataatttccctccacaagaagttatccgtcacggaccccaggaattatcgaggaatctctttgctgcgtgttatgtacaaggtattggagcgcattatcctggaccgactcattaaaaatcgcgaagaaacaacgcgcgacgagcaagctggctttcgtcctggcccaTCTACGATTGaacaggtgttcatcgtcaagagagtgatcgaaatctggcagcgatATTCGAAGATAATGCAAtaa
- a CDS encoding hypothetical protein (NECATOR_CHRX.G24330.T1): MGFDDVLDDSTFLQCMGSFRHMTVQAEHSTHIRHVLLYEFESGHPAAEAHRNLSQAFVTEAPSERSVRAWFQRFKAGNKKLEDEPRSGRPTAMSFDELKDLSEQHPCESVRYFAVSLGCSLSTVSNGLRSLGMVKKFGLWLPHVLSDGNRRRRLDICTQLLSRSLRFDWLDTIVTGDEKWLLYVNHTHKREWCAGDEVPDPFRER, translated from the exons atgggctttgacgatgtgctggacgacagcacctttttgcaatgtatgggaagctttcgccatatgacagtgcag gccgaacattccacccatattcgacacgtactcctttacgagttcgaatctggccaccccgctgctgaagcccatcgaaacttaagtcaagcATTCGtcactgaagccccttctgagcggtctgtacgcgcctggttccagcgcttcaaagccggaaacaagaaactcgaggatgagcctcgctctggtcggcCGACTGCAAtgtcgttcgacgaactgaaggaTCTGTCGGAGCAGCATCCTTGTGAaagtgtgcggtattttgctgtcagtcttggctgttcgctgtccaccgtgagcaatggactacgatctctcggaatggtgaagaAGTTCGGTCTGTGGCTCCCACATGtgttgagcgacggcaaccgccgaagacgcctggacatctgcactcaactgctctccagaagcctcagattcgactggctggacaccattgtcactggagatgaaaaatggctcctctacgtcaaccacacccacaaacgtgagtggtgcgctggcgatgaagtGCCGGATCcatttcgtgaaaggtga
- a CDS encoding hypothetical protein (NECATOR_CHRX.G24330.T2): MGFDDVLDDSTFLQCMGSFRHMTVQAEHSTHIRHVLLYEFESGHPAAEAHRNLSQAFVTEAPSERSVRAWFQRFKAGNKKLEDEPRSGRPTAMSFDELKDLSEQHPCESVRYFAVSLGCSLSTVSNGLRSLGMVKKFGLWLPHVLSDGNRRRRLDICTQLLSRSLRFDWLDTIVTGDEKWLLYVNHTHKREIHEKKVMLSVWWRVHGIYRFELLPDNMTVTAEVYCAQLQTLADKIRKEHPKLDNVHDNARPHIAKKTSQKILELGWEVLPHTPCSPELVPSDYHLFRSFQHHLEEKRYAAL; the protein is encoded by the exons atgggctttgacgatgtgctggacgacagcacctttttgcaatgtatgggaagctttcgccatatgacagtgcag gccgaacattccacccatattcgacacgtactcctttacgagttcgaatctggccaccccgctgctgaagcccatcgaaacttaagtcaagcATTCGtcactgaagccccttctgagcggtctgtacgcgcctggttccagcgcttcaaagccggaaacaagaaactcgaggatgagcctcgctctggtcggcCGACTGCAAtgtcgttcgacgaactgaaggaTCTGTCGGAGCAGCATCCTTGTGAaagtgtgcggtattttgctgtcagtcttggctgttcgctgtccaccgtgagcaatggactacgatctctcggaatggtgaagaAGTTCGGTCTGTGGCTCCCACATGtgttgagcgacggcaaccgccgaagacgcctggacatctgcactcaactgctctccagaagcctcagattcgactggctggacaccattgtcactggagatgaaaaatggctcctctacgtcaaccacacccacaaac gtgaaatccatgagaagaaggtcatgctgagcgtctggtggaGAGTTCAcggaatctaccgtttcgaactgctgccggacaacatgACAGTTACTGctgaggtctactgcgctcaactgcaaacactagccgacaagatccgcaaggaacacccgaagctcgacaacgtgcacgataacgcgcgccctcacatcgcgaagaagacttcccagaagattctggagctcggatgggaagttctgcCGCACACACCATGCAGCCCAGAACTGGTcccgagcgactaccacctcttccgatcgtttcagcatcacctggaagagaagcgctacgcaGCGctatga
- a CDS encoding hypothetical protein (NECATOR_CHRX.G24331.T1) encodes MTVTAEVYCAQLQTLADKIRKEHPKLDNVHDNARPHIAKKTSQKILELGWEVLPHTPCSPELVPSDYHLFRSFQHHLEEKRYAAL; translated from the coding sequence atgACAGTTACTGctgaggtctactgcgctcaactgcaaacactagccgacaagatccgcaaggaacacccgaagctcgacaacgtgcacgataacgcgcgccctcacatcgcgaagaagacttcccagaagattctggagctcggatgggaagttctgcCGCACACACCATGCAGCCCAGAACTGGTcccgagcgactaccacctcttccgatcgtttcagcatcacctggaagagaagcgctacgcaGCGctatga